ACCACCGTGTACATCACCGAGGCTGTGGCACTTGAGTCGGAGCTCTGGGTAGCAGCAGAGCTGAGGTACACTCCTAGGCTCGTACAATAAAATAAGGAGACAACCGAGAGGTGAGATGCACAGGTGGAAAATGCTTTATACTTGCCCTGAGCTGATGAGATCCCACGTATGGAAGAAACTATCTTAGAATAAGAGTAAAGGATCCCAGCAAGGGGACCTCCAGCCAGCAGCATAGCTGCAAGGTACATCACCACGTTATTAAGAAAGGTGTCAGAAGAGGCAAGTTGGATCATCTGATTgagttcacagaaaaagtggAGGATCTCTACCTCTGTACAGAAGGACAGCCGCAACACCATTAAGGTGTGTACCAAGGAATACAGGACACTCGTGATCCAGGACACCAGAACCAGCAGCCCACAGAGCCGGGGGTTCATGATGACCATGTATTGCAGggggtgacagatggccacaaaCCTGTCATAGGCCATCACACTCAGGAGAAAGTCGTCCATCCCCGCAAAGGTTATGAAAAAGTTCATTTGTGTGATACAGTCTTCATAGGTTATGACTTTGCACTGAGTCTGGATGTTCCAGAGCATCTTCGGGACAGTGGTGGAGGTGAAGCAGATGTCTACAAAGGACaggttg
This sequence is a window from Prionailurus bengalensis isolate Pbe53 chromosome A2, Fcat_Pben_1.1_paternal_pri, whole genome shotgun sequence. Protein-coding genes within it:
- the LOC122486373 gene encoding olfactory receptor-like protein OLF4, producing the protein MEPGNITRISKFLLLGFSERPELQPLIFGLFLSMYLITVFGNLLIILAVSSDSHLDTPMYFFLANLSFVDICFTSTTVPKMLWNIQTQCKVITYEDCITQMNFFITFAGMDDFLLSVMAYDRFVAICHPLQYMVIMNPRLCGLLVLVSWITSVLYSLVHTLMVLRLSFCTEVEILHFFCELNQMIQLASSDTFLNNVVMYLAAMLLAGGPLAGILYSYSKIVSSIRGISSAQGKYKAFSTCASHLSVVSLFYCTSLGVYLSSAATQSSDSSATASVMYTVVTPMLNPSSTA